A region from the Priestia filamentosa genome encodes:
- a CDS encoding class II fructose-bisphosphate aldolase yields MPLVSMKEMLNTAKDNGYAVGQFNLNNLEFTQAILQAAQEEKSPV; encoded by the coding sequence ATGCCATTAGTATCAATGAAAGAAATGCTAAATACTGCGAAAGATAACGGTTATGCAGTAGGTCAATTCAACTTGAACAACTTAGAGTTCACGCAAGCGATTTTACAAGCAGCACAAGAAGAAAAATCTCCAGT